In Setaria viridis chromosome 5, Setaria_viridis_v4.0, whole genome shotgun sequence, the genomic stretch CGGCAGCTCAGTACTAGAATAGCACTAGCTATTATGCGTTATATTTTTATTCTTGTGCTGTTACTATAGGATTTGGTATGTTACTTTGCATTTTGCTAGCGTAAATATACAGACTGTAATTAAGTTGAGGAATTGGTCCAGCATCTTCAGCCTTAAAAATATTTTCTTAAACTGACTTAGATGATCAAATACAGATGATGTCTTTACCCAAATTAAAGGGCATAATTCTTTTGTTGTTTGTTATTTGGGCTTGTCTTTTACATGGAATAGATGCATACCAGACCTTATCTGGTACAAAAATGTGTGATAATATCATGGTGAATGTAACAGTGATGCTAGAGCATGAATTATCTGAGTGAATATAATACTAACAAATTGTCAGGATCTGAGTgatatattaatttatttttcaatgGTACCCCAAATAGCATTTGAAAATATTAGTGACAGGGGAAGGGAGGTGTAAGCCTAGTTATTGGTAGGTACTGATATGTAGCTTAAGATGTTGGCCTCCATTAACTTAAACAAGCAGAGTCAGCACACCTTATAATTGCAACAGCTATCATGTTAACAAAGTAGCACCTATCGTCGTATGGGTTTCATTCCTTCCAGGATGTTATATTTATTCTCAAGTCACGTCGTGTAAATGAACAGAGTATGATCCATAATAAGTTGTTCAAATTGATGCAGGTTACAGTTTCACCCTCACATGGTTAGAGAAACTAGGTGAATAGTCATATAAAAGCTCTCTTCATTGCGCACCCTGGAAAGGATAGCCGTCATTTGGATGAAGCAAGACATAAGATTCAGCAAGATTCATTATGAACATGTGCCGTGTGTTCTTTTGAGTGGATATCAAACATCATCACTCAAGGGCGACAGCTTGCTCTTCGTTTGAGGCAGCTTGCATTGTCTACTGAACTTGTAATAGTAATCCTCTGGATGTAATAAAAAAGGATTGAATCGGTATATCGTGATAGAACTGATAAAAAAGATTGAATCGGTATATCGTGGTAGAACTGATATTATACTGTCTGTATTCTTGCGTGGAGCTTGCAAATGGTTCAAGGGTAACAGTTGTTGCCATGGTATAGCCCTTCATAGGGTCACCTAATGCGACTGtcgcttcatttttttttttgttgagatAGACTGTCACTTCATTGGTTCAAGATGTTAATCACTTAATGCAAAAACTTGGCAGGAAACGAGAGTTGTCTCGTAAGAGTTTTCACTCTGGGTCTCCATGTATATAGATGTTCCTTTTTGCATGGTCAATTTGCACAACTCCTGTTCAAATGTGTCGTGATGTGGAAATGAAATTGTAGAATGATGTGAAATAATAGTAtataaaaaacagaaaaaaaataggCCCGGAGTACTTGCTTTACGCATCTGTTAGATGATCGATGAGGCATTCATGTCACGATCTTTAGGGATGAGTGTTCAGTTTGGCTATTTTACCTTTTATGAAATACAATAATATATCACATACAAACCGCTAATATTTGGAATTCTATAAAGTGAGCAATTTTCAGGTCTGTCAGACTTGCATCACCACTCAAAGTTCGTCAACCTGTCAGGCAAACTCCTGAAGATTTCCAAATACTCTGCCAAACATCATTGCAGCAGGAATGCAGTAGAAGAAACACATTGTGCGTGATATTATTCGTTCGCGTTTGGCAATAATTTTTGCTTGAAGCATTGCATTGGTCGAAATAGATGTGCCATCATGAGTACGAAACCTGAAATTATTCTACCTGAAACTAACTATGCTACCAGTTCAGATAGAAATTGTGACAACACTCAACATGAAGTTCCGCTGCTTGCATCGCATCGGCATTGTAGGCATTCAACATTCGATGGAGCAGAGAGAAATCAGGAGCAGCCGACATTGTTGCCAGCTTTGCCATCAGGAGCAGGGAGATAACGCGGCAATGCTGGTCGTGCGTGCCACCCCGTGGACGGCCCTTCCTTGGTCTACTCCAGCACGGTGCCCTTCGCCGCTGCCTGGTACGAAACAAGGAGGACAAGAAGGACCTCGCGCAATGAGTCGCCATTGCAGGCCAACGCGGTGAATTTGCCCTGTCGCATTTCCGACGGGGACGGTGTACGCTGGATGGATGACGACGGCGCCGACCGCGTCCGCTGCGGCACGGTATGACTGATAGAAGTTTGCATATTGATTATTGATTATTAATCATGATCCGCAGGCACCGACGATGGCCGTGCACCTCCCGCCGCCATCCTCTAGCGAGTAGAGTGGCAGGCGGAGTTTCCAGCAGCTCAGATGGATCTTGCGATGGTGTagatgccgctgccgccgccccagTGCACGTGCGAGTGATTGGAAATGAAGAGACAAGGAGTAAAAGGAAAGAAGATAAGGATAATTAAGAAAGATTTGATATATTTCAACAATATCATTTTACACATTCTCCAATCATACCTTTATACTATctatactactcatgcatactacctatactacaacTTAAGGTTTTAgcagtatacaattaatctcaaccgtcgGACCCTTACATATGAGTCATTTTCGAATAGTAGTATaaggtagtattgtgtaccgtaaaataCCTCTCCAAATTTCCCACCAGAAGAGCAGCAGGATGTTCCTCATCCTTTTTAAATCTGTTATTTCTGTGTCCAAAACCCATTCTTGAGTTTATTCCAATTGCATTATGCCAAATATCATGTTAATGTTTTTTTAAGTAGCAAAAGAGGGAGGCATATCATGATATCAATATATCTTAATGAGGCATATTGAATACCAAAGCATCCACAAATTGCAGACCTAAATCTTGTGCTACCAATTCCAGTTCATTGATGGAGCATGATCGAGTAATCTTTTCAGCTCAGTTTAGGAGAAAGCTAAGCACAACTCCTTGTATGGTTTAAAATAGTTACACTTTTTTACTTTTCATGGTTTTCCTATATTCAATATTTAAAAACCTCACAAACCACCTCTTTGTTGCAGTTCGTCAAAATGGCAATGTTTAGTTTCTACAGGATGGTTTCAATTGGCATAATTAAAGATGCTAGAGTCTGAGTGTCTGACCATCGAAACGTCATGTGGTTGATTTCCAAATGACCAGATCACACAAATTTTAGACAGTGGAGTGCAAGTCTACAACACTCCAATCTCCAAACTCACACCCTTTGTGCCTCATTCCGTTTCAGTTATTCTCGCAGCGCACCTTGAAGCTTCCCTAACGCATGACTCCGTTCTCTCCCGGGCCTCCCTAAAACCATGCCAAGAACTCCCGAAAAGGCTTTCTAGTTCACAGAAATGGCGACTCTGTCTCGTCCTCTACACACGCAGGCGGCTGCTCTTTGGCGACCACGGCGACAGTGGAATCGCTCACATGAGAGGACCAGCTGCCAGCTGAAGCATGCCGGAAGATTGCAGGCGAGGTATAGGGGGCTTGAACCACTGTATGACGATGGGTACCAGACGGTGAAGAACCTAGATTACTACTATGAATCGCTTGGGGAGCTGGTAGAGCATGACAGTGGGCCGCCACGCTGGTTTTGTCCGGTCGATGCCGGTTCGCCTATCGAAGATGCTCCGCTAATGCTGTATTTGCCAGGTTAACATACATCTAAATGTTGCTCGATCAAATGTGTTATATGAATTCTGTATTTTGTATTGTGTAATGCATGAAAGCGTTTTGGATGTCAATTAAACATTCAGGAGTTGATGGAATGGGGATGGGGCTGTTCATGCATCACAAGGCACTTGGAAggtaagaaacaaagaaaagctTATTCAAATTGTGGATAATTTCAGCTGGTTATTATTAATTAAATAATAACGGATACTACTGTTCCCGTCTGCAGGATTTTTGAACTTAGATGCATGCACGTTCCTTTCCATGACCGCACTCCATTTGAAGGTGCACATACGTTTGTAAATTAGTTCACTGAAGGATTTTTAGATCTAAGCAAGTTTATTTCTTTCCCATCTTCATTGAGGTCCATTTTGTAAACTTCAATTATGATTCAGAATGAAGACTGGTTAGCCAGCTTCGAAGTTCTCAAGGTTGTATAATTTagctgcttttctttttcagatctTGTTACAATTGTAGAAGATGTTGTAAGAAGGGAGCATGCCACATCTCCCAATAAGCCTATCTATCTATTGGGGAACTCTTTTGGAGGATGCCTCGCCCTTGCAGTAGCTGCTCGTAACCCACATATTGATTTGATACTGGTGCTAGTAAATCCAGGTATTTGCTAGAGTACGTCTTCTATTATATGAATCTTTCTAATTATTTATTGGAATATTTGACCTATAAGTTTTTCTTCCTTTCGCAATGCTAAAGCGACATCATATGAGAAGTCAAGCATACAGCAGCTTCTATCGTTTTTCAGCCTATTCTCCGATCAAGCCTGTATGGCAATTACAGCTCTATTGAACTACAACATTGGTAAGTGCCTGGTAGGTTGCATCACAGAAGTGATAAATAAAAGCATAAGAATAGTTCAGAAAATTGAAATGCATGGAAATAATTTAACTAACTGAAAGTTACTTTTCTACTTGCTTGCGAATTATTTATAGCATTTGATATAAATCCTTACTGCTGAACTAATGTATAATTGTTTTTGTATTGCACATTTTTTTGTGCTTGTCTTACGTTTGTCCATGACTCCATGTCTAAGTTTACTGCGTGTTGGTACTTCTGTTCTTCCTGATCATGACACCAGACAATGAAGCGCACATGGCAGTAAGTAGCATGATAAATGGGAAGCATCCCTTAGAAGAACTGAACAGATTGACAAGTAACATGTCATCTTTCCTGAAGCATTCGGTATTTACTGTTCCTTCACATGTTATTACTGGGTCCATTTCAATAAATTATAGATGGAGATGTAGAAATAATTCAAGAAATAAAACAATTTCATTGCACTTGGCTTATAATCTTATATAAAGGTGTGATCAAAATATTATCCTTCCATTGTAGAACATACTTGACAAAATACCAAAGGATACGATGAAATGGAAAATGAAGCTGATCAAACGGGCTGCCTCTTATGCTAATTATCGTCTACAATCAGTTCAAGCTGAAGTTCTACTTCTTGCCAGGTTTATCTGCTTCTTTAAGCGATCTAGCTATCTGCTCCTATTACACTGAAGTTTGCCACTTGAGAAATTCCATTACATCGTTGGACAATAGTTCTTAATTTGGTATGCTTTCTGTCAGCTGTGCTGACAAGTTACTTCCAAGCAAAGCTGAAGCTGACAGGCTACAGAAGTTGTTACCAAAATGCACAATCTATTTTTTTGACAAGCATGGGCACAGCTTACTGTTGGTGAGGTTTATCTGACAAGAAGTCAGATTAAAGTTTTGTACTGAAAGAAGAGAAGATACTCTTCAACAGACCTGGGTGATGTAATTCAGCATGCATTTCAGGAGTACGGTGTCCATGTCGCGTCCATCATCAAGTGCACCGATCTCTACCGCCATTCGAGGCGGTACCACCGGGTTTTCGACTACATCCCTCCATCTGCAACAGAGCTGAAGGAAGTAGACAAAGCTACCCGGTAACCAGAATGAACGTCTGTTAATTAAACTCTTCACGTCAGGCTGAACCCTGAACGCATTGTACTGCTTCCAAAGGAATGACACGATAATTCTTTTCTTTCACGATAAATTGCAGTGATCTCAGATTCAGGACCTGCCCGGCCATGTACTCCACTTTGCAAGACGGCACAGTGGTGAGGGGTCTTGCCGGAGTACCCCAGGACGGCCCGGTGCTGCTCGTCGGCAACCACATGCTTctggggatcgagctgatctcGCTTGCGGCGGAGTTCCTGCGCCTCAAGGGGGTGGTCGTGCGCGGCATCGCGCACCCGCAGCTGTTCCCAGATAAGAAGAGGGCGTGGTCGGAGGGCCATGACTTCTTCGACTTCCTCAACCTGTGGGGCGGCGTGCCCATGATGTACAAGTCCATCTACGAGCtgctggccgccggcgagttCGTGCTCCTCTACCCCGGCGGCCACCGGGAGGCGCTCCATTGCAAGGTCCTTCTGCGTATGCATTAGTAGAGTAGAGTGCAGAGATCATGTCTGCAACATTGCAATATTTCAAAGATTAAATTTTGAGGACTTGATTGATTACTGAAACGTGTCCACCTGATTCGTATGAAATACTTGTACAGGGCGAAGAGCACAGGCTGTTCTGGCCATCTCAGGCCGAATTTGTTAGGTTGGCAGCACAGTTCAATGCCACAATTGTGCCTTTTGGAGTCGTCGGAGAGGATGATCTGCTAGAAGTATGCTCCGGGATATTTCCTGCTGTTTTTCAACTAATTAAGCGTTCTTCGGTTTCTTAGTGTTTCTTGGcatttttttcatgtttcaaAAGTTTGATTTCGTCAAAACTTAAAACAACAACGAACATTATTGGCATTTCGTGGGA encodes the following:
- the LOC117858431 gene encoding phytyl ester synthase 1, chloroplastic, with the translated sequence MATLSRPLHTQAAALWRPRRQWNRSHERTSCQLKHAGRLQARYRGLEPLYDDGYQTVKNLDYYYESLGELVEHDSGPPRWFCPVDAGSPIEDAPLMLYLPGVDGMGMGLFMHHKALGRIFELRCMHVPFHDRTPFEDLVTIVEDVVRREHATSPNKPIYLLGNSFGGCLALAVAARNPHIDLILVLVNPATSYEKSSIQQLLSFFSLFSDQACMAITALLNYNIDNEAHMAVSSMINGKHPLEELNRLTSNMSSFLKHSNILDKIPKDTMKWKMKLIKRAASYANYRLQSVQAEVLLLASCADKLLPSKAEADRLQKLLPKCTIYFFDKHGHSLLLEYGVHVASIIKCTDLYRHSRRYHRVFDYIPPSATELKEVDKATRDLRFRTCPAMYSTLQDGTVVRGLAGVPQDGPVLLVGNHMLLGIELISLAAEFLRLKGVVVRGIAHPQLFPDKKRAWSEGHDFFDFLNLWGGVPMMYKSIYELLAAGEFVLLYPGGHREALHCKGEEHRLFWPSQAEFVRLAAQFNATIVPFGVVGEDDLLELLCTFDDIRNAPFGKEMMQAYSDHLKLRDDVDHEVFFPGLYMKIPGRFYYQFGKPIPTKDKQDILTDKQAANDLYMHVKSEVERIISNLLEKRVEDKYRSLIPRMLYQAARGPTCEVPAFDP